The following are encoded in a window of Brevibacillus sp. DP1.3A genomic DNA:
- a CDS encoding ABC transporter substrate-binding protein: MKKTMKTIAGVVFSLSLLVSGCSQGASTNSAGGQAGGATAGNASSMTKEAGVFVYAASGEYQPFSYFKDGQLTGFDVEIGNEIAKRLGLEPKPVTSPFSGIIAGVKEGRYDAAIASHVITEERKQQVDFADPYYLSGGQLFVRPDGTISTLEGLKGKEVAVALGTTHEKMAREYTDNIKTYDSDVTALRALEQGKHDVVITDSVVGELAIGQGLKLKKSGTPLSEVQHGIAVRKGNTELLNKINEVLKQMVEDGTYLKLSEKYFNRDISKAE, encoded by the coding sequence ATGAAAAAAACAATGAAAACAATCGCAGGAGTCGTATTCTCGTTGTCACTACTTGTAAGCGGATGTAGCCAAGGCGCTTCCACTAACAGTGCGGGAGGTCAAGCGGGTGGGGCAACTGCTGGAAATGCATCGTCCATGACAAAAGAGGCAGGGGTATTTGTATACGCGGCTTCCGGTGAATATCAGCCATTCAGCTACTTCAAGGATGGTCAATTGACTGGATTTGATGTCGAGATCGGCAATGAGATCGCCAAGCGCTTGGGTCTTGAGCCAAAGCCAGTCACATCGCCTTTTTCCGGCATTATCGCAGGGGTAAAGGAAGGACGCTACGATGCGGCGATTGCTAGCCATGTGATCACAGAAGAGCGGAAGCAGCAGGTTGATTTCGCAGACCCGTACTACTTGTCCGGTGGTCAACTGTTCGTTCGCCCCGATGGGACCATTAGCACGCTGGAAGGATTGAAAGGCAAAGAAGTGGCAGTTGCACTCGGCACTACACATGAAAAGATGGCGCGGGAGTATACGGATAACATCAAAACGTATGACAGCGATGTAACGGCTCTGCGTGCTTTGGAGCAGGGAAAACATGATGTCGTGATTACAGATAGCGTCGTAGGGGAGCTTGCCATTGGGCAAGGCTTGAAGCTCAAGAAAAGCGGGACGCCACTTTCAGAAGTCCAGCATGGAATCGCAGTGCGCAAAGGAAATACGGAATTGCTGAACAAGATCAACGAAGTGCTCAAGCAAATGGTGGAAGATGGTACCTACCTCAAATTGAGCGAAAAGTACTTTAATCGTGACATCAGCAAAGCCGAATAG
- a CDS encoding 3-oxoacid CoA-transferase subunit B translates to MGLEVDQRNMVAWRAAKEVAPGMAVNLGIGIPELVADFIPHEWQVMFHSVNGILGVGPTPLKGEEDQHISNAGGAPVTVVPGASYFDSTIAYGMIRRRKLDAAFIGALQVNRRGDLANWIVPGSRVHGIGGGAELAYYAKKVIVLMSHVNQAGEPKIRRECTLPLTAKGCVDLIITERAVIEVTQRGLLLTEVMYPYTLENVITNTGAPLMISENLQMVE, encoded by the coding sequence ATGGGGTTGGAAGTGGATCAGCGAAATATGGTTGCATGGCGTGCAGCCAAAGAGGTCGCTCCCGGAATGGCAGTGAACTTGGGGATTGGGATACCTGAGCTCGTCGCTGATTTTATCCCGCATGAATGGCAAGTCATGTTTCACTCGGTGAATGGAATCTTGGGAGTTGGACCTACGCCGTTAAAGGGAGAAGAGGACCAGCATATTTCCAACGCAGGTGGAGCACCTGTTACCGTAGTACCGGGGGCATCGTATTTCGACAGCACCATAGCGTATGGCATGATCCGAAGAAGAAAGCTGGATGCAGCGTTTATCGGGGCTTTGCAGGTGAATCGCCGAGGAGATCTGGCAAACTGGATTGTTCCTGGCTCACGCGTTCATGGAATTGGTGGAGGAGCAGAGCTGGCCTACTACGCCAAAAAAGTAATCGTGCTCATGAGCCATGTCAATCAGGCAGGTGAGCCCAAAATTCGCAGGGAGTGCACATTACCGCTGACGGCAAAGGGCTGCGTCGATCTCATTATCACCGAGAGGGCCGTTATCGAGGTCACGCAAAGAGGCTTGCTTTTGACAGAGGTAATGTACCCGTACACCTTGGAAAATGTCATCACCAATACCGGAGCACCTCTAATGATTTCAGAAAATTTACAAATGGTAGAGTAA
- a CDS encoding CoA transferase subunit A: MLSKLVTHEQAVEHVLDGTRLMYGGFGTIGSPAHLIDAILRKGVQSLTLIGIDAGYPELGIGKLISHGRVRQLITTHIGSNPEAGQQMMDGMLEVTFCPQGIFAEKIRAGGVGIPGIVVDAHVRGERMEGAEPFAFAGRTCQIEAALTAEVGIVYAKQADTYGNLVYDKAARNLNPLVAMAVDITIAEVEEIVPAGELDPDKIVTPGIFVDYIVVSGGGNS; encoded by the coding sequence ATGTTATCAAAACTGGTGACGCACGAACAAGCAGTGGAGCATGTCTTAGATGGCACCCGGCTGATGTATGGCGGATTCGGTACGATTGGCTCCCCGGCACACTTGATTGATGCGATCTTGCGCAAAGGCGTGCAAAGCTTGACACTCATCGGAATTGATGCGGGGTATCCGGAACTCGGAATCGGAAAGCTGATCAGTCATGGACGGGTGAGGCAGCTGATAACCACACATATTGGCTCCAATCCCGAAGCAGGTCAACAAATGATGGACGGGATGCTGGAAGTGACATTTTGTCCTCAAGGAATTTTCGCAGAAAAGATTCGGGCAGGAGGTGTTGGCATTCCGGGAATCGTTGTAGATGCGCATGTGAGAGGAGAGCGAATGGAAGGAGCAGAGCCGTTTGCCTTTGCCGGAAGAACTTGTCAGATTGAAGCTGCTCTTACAGCGGAGGTAGGAATCGTCTATGCGAAACAGGCGGACACCTACGGTAATCTCGTTTATGACAAGGCGGCAAGAAATTTGAATCCACTAGTTGCGATGGCCGTAGATATCACGATCGCTGAGGTGGAGGAGATCGTTCCGGCAGGAGAGCTGGACCCGGATAAAATTGTGACGCCTGGCATTTTTGTGGATTATATCGTGGTAAGTGGCGGAGGGAACAGCTAA
- a CDS encoding sigma-54-dependent Fis family transcriptional regulator, protein MEKAAEILALSSVDRFIDILNTLADGIFIADAQGTTLWLNNASENLCGLPKAELIGQNVSDLEEMGIFSPSVTRLVLETGKPTTTIQLVNSKGKFLVTGHIIPDEDGRPELIVSHSRDITEAARASSQLEETVALLKRYSEEIQLMKWEASQSSSQTMIGNSRSYLALLELMKKAAPVDTTVFITGETGVGKSYLAEQIHQLSGRRSGPFVHVNCSAIPETLIESELFGYHKGAFTGASHSGKIGLVKMADKGTLFLDEISELPYHLQSKLLLLLQNKTFMPIGGTKTYTADIRIITATNANLQELVRLGKFRHDLYYRLNILPINVPPLRERKDDIFPLLHHNLQRFNSKHNQKRRFSPEALDVLHQYEWPGNVRELENLVERIVITSKLDEIQVSDLPEELRSIRELEEGILSLGSLSLTERMEKIEMEFILQALRTHKTTRKTAAALGITQSLLMRRIKKYGIQLDFEEE, encoded by the coding sequence ATGGAAAAAGCTGCGGAGATACTAGCATTGTCTTCTGTTGATCGTTTTATTGACATCCTGAACACACTGGCAGATGGCATATTCATTGCTGATGCGCAGGGAACTACTTTATGGTTAAACAATGCCAGTGAAAACCTGTGTGGTCTACCAAAAGCCGAACTCATCGGGCAAAACGTATCCGACCTCGAAGAAATGGGGATTTTCAGTCCTTCAGTTACCCGCTTGGTTTTAGAAACGGGAAAACCGACCACAACCATTCAACTCGTCAATAGTAAAGGGAAGTTCCTGGTGACCGGGCATATCATCCCGGATGAGGATGGGAGACCGGAGCTGATCGTTTCCCACTCACGTGATATCACAGAGGCAGCCCGTGCCAGTTCGCAGCTGGAAGAGACGGTCGCTTTGCTTAAGCGGTACAGCGAAGAGATTCAGCTCATGAAGTGGGAAGCGAGCCAGAGCTCTTCTCAAACCATGATTGGCAACAGTCGTTCCTATCTCGCCCTGTTGGAATTAATGAAAAAAGCAGCCCCTGTCGACACAACTGTGTTTATTACGGGTGAAACAGGCGTAGGAAAAAGCTATCTTGCGGAGCAAATCCACCAGTTGAGCGGACGAAGAAGCGGGCCGTTCGTCCACGTCAACTGTAGCGCCATTCCCGAAACCTTGATCGAATCAGAGCTGTTCGGCTACCACAAAGGGGCATTTACGGGGGCGAGTCACTCGGGGAAAATCGGATTAGTGAAAATGGCGGACAAAGGGACGCTTTTCTTGGACGAAATCAGCGAGCTTCCCTACCACTTGCAATCGAAATTATTGCTGCTCCTGCAAAACAAAACGTTTATGCCAATCGGCGGCACCAAAACATACACAGCTGACATCCGCATCATAACGGCAACCAATGCCAACCTTCAGGAGCTCGTGCGGTTGGGCAAATTCAGACACGACCTGTACTATCGCCTTAATATTTTGCCAATCAATGTTCCGCCATTACGGGAGAGAAAGGACGATATTTTCCCGTTACTCCACCATAATTTACAGCGATTCAATAGCAAGCATAACCAGAAACGGCGTTTTTCCCCGGAAGCGCTGGATGTTTTGCATCAATACGAATGGCCTGGGAATGTGCGGGAGTTGGAAAATTTGGTAGAGCGGATCGTCATCACGTCCAAGCTGGATGAAATCCAAGTCAGCGATTTACCAGAAGAACTGCGGAGTATTCGGGAGCTGGAGGAAGGGATTCTTTCACTCGGTTCTCTTTCTCTTACCGAGCGGATGGAGAAAATTGAGATGGAATTTATTCTGCAAGCATTGCGCACACACAAAACGACACGCAAAACAGCAGCGGCCCTCGGTATAACCCAGTCGCTACTTATGCGGCGGATTAAAAAGTATGGGATTCAACTGGATTTTGAGGAAGAGTGA